ACCCGTCATTTCCCAGCTTCCCCACATCTACCAGTCTCTTGGTCTCGACTACGACGAGCGAGTCCTGCCCTCCATTGGTAACGAGGTGCTCAAGTCTATTGTCGCTCAATTCGATGCCGCCGAGCTCATTACCCAGCGAGAGGTTGTTTCCGCCCGAATTCGAGAGGATCTTGTCAAGCGAGCCGGTGAGTTCAACATTGCCCTCGAGGATGTCTCCATTACCCACATGACCTTCGGAAAGGAGTTCACCAAGGCCGTTGAGCAGAAGCAAATTGCCCAGCAGGATGCCGAGCGAGCCCGATTCATCgtcgagaaggccgagcaGGAGCGACAAGCCGCCGTTATCCGAGCTGAGGGAGAAGCCGAGTCCGCCGAGGCCATTTCCAAGGCTCTTGAGAAGGCCGGTGATGGTCTGCTCTTGATTCGACGAATCGAGGcctccaaggagattgccacCACTCTTGCCCAGTCCAACAACGTCACTTACCTGCCCAAGGGAGGCAACGGATCCAATGGCGCTTCCTCTGGCaactctcttcttctcaacgTCGGAAGATAATTGTATATAGATATTTTGTAACTAAACTTGACACACTGAATGATAGGTTTTGATGATTTCGatgcaagtacaagtagcgccactggtactcgtagtgTAGCGATAGCGTGTCCAGATGTTGGTTATAATATTTGTGGTCGTGGAACACCAGACTTTATGAAGTGCATTCGTACCATAAAGCTACAACTATGAAAGAATATTAATAATAATTGGGAGCCTGACAAAAGAGTCCCTTTGCAATATAGGAATATTGACTCTACGATACTCCTGTCTCTTGTACCGTTTGTTGTGTTGTCCACATTGTCCACCCCAGCTGCTTCACTCACTCACACCATGAAAGTTCGAAAATGCAGGACAGGAATAATTATTTCTGGGTGTCGTCTGGGAGTCTGACACAACACCATACGTCATGTTATCGGTATATGCTGACCAGCACCGGGAGGCGCCGTTCCCGAAAAAGGCATACAAAGCTGAGCTTCAAAAAACTACGGAAAACGCAGGACTAGGCCTACAGGTGTCCGAATTCCTGAGCGAGGCTGAGATCATCCACTCGCTCTATTACCGGTACCGAAATGCCCACCATTGCGCCGAATGGTTCAGGCCTTTCTCGATGTTACATCGACGGGTATCCCAGGTTGCAAACTGGATTGTTGACTTGCACAAAGCCACCAAGAAGCGTGCTCCTCGACTGATCACTGCTATCAAGATATCGatccagaagatccagaccaGGTACCTCCAGCCTGCCTTTTGGAGCTTCTACAGCGTCCTGGCTCTAGGACAATACGTCACAGTTGGATTTGCATTGCTAGGAACCGTGGCAAGGATTGCCAGCCTTTTAGCACAAGTTCACCCGATACCCAGGACAGTAGGAAAGGTACTCGATGCAGCTGTTAAAAAGGGAGCTGAGGTCATGTCCGATGATATCGGTGAGGTTCTAGTTAGGGTCACATCTGAGAAGCCTGCAAAATctgacaagatcaagaagatgaCCAAAAGCACAGTTACTAAGACTACCACGGGAGGAAAGAAGCTGCTTAAGAACATGGACATCGACGATATCTTCTcgaccaagaagaagaccaagaaaaaCATAGAGAAGCCTAGGGTTGTTGAAGAGAATGTTGAAGAAAGTATTATCACAAATGATGATATTGAGGATAATTCTATGCTGACTGAGCCAGCGCcgaaggccaagaaggtcaaggtggccaaggtggAAAACTTCTTTGAGGAatccaaggacaagaagaagaagaatcCTGCTTCTCTAGACGATAGTCTGGAGCCtccgaagaagaagaagaagatacTGGATTCAACAGACGGcatgaagaaaaagaagaaaaagtcTAAGAAGAATGCCATCGACGATATCTTTGGCTAACCGCATACCCATATTTAATCATTGCATTTATTAACACTGTACACACTGCATCTGGCGTAGGTGACCCTTGAGAAGTATCAGGCTCATATTGTATTGtaacatttttttttacaaGTGTTGTGTGTATCATTGTGGTTCTCATTGTATGCACTTCATTAAATTACTGATTCATCGAACTATTTACATGGAACCTACAGAGAGGTTCCCTCCAAAAAATGCTTTGCCCAGTTGGGCAGCACAAATGATGCCTCGTGGATTTCCTTGTTATAGTATCTGACCAGACTGGACTCTTCCTCTTGAGTCCACTGTCGCTTGGGGATCTTGAGATTGGTCGGCTTCTTACTGCAGACCATCAGACCCAGCTGGCCAGAGGTGTAAGTGGGCAACAGAGCAGCGCAGTATTCCACAGATGCGAAAACACCCTTGCAGATGTCACGGAGTTGCTTGACAAACTTGAAGTTGAGCCAGACGTTCTCCGAAGACTGGGTGATAACAATACCGTCATCATTGAGGGCGGTGTGCAAAAGCTGAAAATACTCGCGCTGGAAGAACTTTTCAGCAGGGCCATCGGGGTCCGAAGAGTCagtgatgatgacgtcGTACTTCTCATCACTCCGGGCAACTTCTCGGATGAACTCGAAACCGTCTCTGATATGAACTGTGACCTTGGTGTTATCGAAACCTACGGCCATGTTGGGGAGATACTTCTTGGAGAGCTCGATGACGCTCTCGTCAATCTCACACAAATGTGCAGCCTCCACAGACTCATGCTTAACGATTTCTCTGAgaactccaccatctccgcCTCCAATAACCAGCACTCTCTTGGGACACTCATGCGACATCATGGCTACATGGCAAATCATCTCCTGGTACGCAAACTCATCTCGCTCAGACACCTGTACCACTccatccagaaccagcACATTTCCGTACTCCGTGGATCGAAACACAAGAACATCCTGGAACTCGCTCTGCGAAACATGCAAAATTTCCTCGACCTTCAGCATCAGGCCCTGGCCTGGAAAAGAGTCGGAAACTTCAGTGAACCAAgagtctgtgttagtattGATCAGATGCGcaaccagagagcctaCGGTGGTTTCTGACACTCATTCAGCCGTGGTACTTCACTCTGAGTCAGGTCTGATCTGTAGGCCTCATCTTGAGGCACTTCGGTATTGCGCCCACGAACCCCCTCCAACGCAAATACTCACTCTTAATACTGGCGTGTTCTAGTTGCTTGACCGTCATGATTTCTGCGTGCAAGGAACCGTCAGGAGTCTCAGAATGGGGATATAGAAAATAATTTAGGTCCAGAAAAGAGTGCAGTGAAGTTGCATGAAAACTCAACTGTATATCCATGAGGCATGTTCCAGGCAGGTCAACCCGCCATGTCCACCTTGTGAGAGGATAACAGAGCCTTTCTGATATTTTTGATAGAGAAAGCACTTAAGTTAGAATAATGATCCGGCAACGATCTCTTTGTACTCGCACGAACAATTTTTACATCCAGTCCTGGACACATCTTCCATACAAGATTTTTCTCTCGGCAATTTTTTGCGCCGCACTAAAAGTCAGATAGAGATGATAACAATTAGAGttgccacgtgaccaaaagGGGTGATTTTTGATCCTGACAATTACTCATCTTGCTCATTAGAACCAGCCCTTGTACCATTTTTCCGTCGTCCTAACACCTGTGGCTCACTAATGTGGTGCTATTTCCAATCCCAAGTCGGATTACGTAATTCATGCAGGATGCCAAAATTTATCTGAATCTTAATCGGAATGATTTATTCACACAACTGAGGCCCTAACGAGTGTTCAAAGTCGCCCAATGAAGCATCCTTATCACATCGTGTCTCTTTCTCCTGACGGAAAGACCATGTACGCCGCTGCTGCGCGACAGGTGGATCGAATCTGCCTCGAGACCGGCGAGTGCAAGTCCACTGTCGTTGAGGAGTCTGCCACTCGAACAACCACCAAAACCGGAGAtaagcctgctgctgccaaacGAACCAAGTACCTGCCTACGTCTGTGTCTCATGTCAGATCTCTGCAACTTTCCAAGGGCGGAAAGTATCTGCTGGCCACCACAGACGAGACCAAGTCTCTTGTTCTGCTTGATCCCACAACCCTTGAAGTGATCAAGAAGGTGCAATACCCCAAGAGACCCAGCGCTGTCGCTACTGACAAGGAGGATCTGAACATTGTTCTTGGCGACAAGTTCGGAGACGTGTACGGAGAGTCTGTGGAggatctgctcaaggtggagggAGAACTCAAAGACGAGCCTGTGCTGGGCCATGTCTCCATGCTCACagctctggagctgggCTACGACTCCAAGGATCGACCTTACGTCATTTCTGCCGACCGAGACGAGCACATTCGAATCAGTCGGTTCCCCGCTTCCCACGTCATTGAGCAGTTCTGCTTTGGCCACCAGCAGTTTGTCTCCAGCCTGTTGATCAACGATCTCGATGCCTCCATTCTCTTCTCTGCCGGTGGAGATGACGAGATCTTTGTGTGGGACTGGCTCAATGgcaagcagctgcagaagctgTCTCTGCGAGAGCACGTCGAGAGCTACCTTAACGAGGCCCACATTTATGTCGACAAGAAGGGCGTTGCTACCACCCACAAGGAGATCACAGTGTCTTCTCTGcagcagatcaaggacACTCCTTACCTGCTCGTCAACGTCGAGAGCACCAACGCTATTATTGTGCTCAAGATTGTCGacaacaagctggaggTTGCCTCTGTCTTCGCCACTGAGGCTCATGTCATTTCTTTCAGCGTGGCTGGCAACCTCCTGGTGACCTCTGAAGTTGGCTCTGAGGGAGTCAAGGCAtacaccatcaccgacgGAGTCGTGACCAAGAGTGACAAGGAGATTCCCTTTGGCTCTTGCGAGTACGAGGACGATTCCGAGCTCATTTCTCTCTTCAGCACCAAGTCGTTGCGAAAGCGAGGAGAGTTCTAAGTGGTTTGTTTCTTGACGGGGTTCTAACAATGGAGGGAGGTGTTACTTGCAAAGAGTAGCCAGCATATGTACAACAATGCCTCGAGGAGGTTTAAAAGTAACTATTGAATACATGATAGATTTTTATTGATTGAACAGACGTATCCTAGTGTACTTGTGACAGACCACACACTTGGAGGGCTGGCCCCATCAACTAATTTCTCCTCTATTTTTAGTTTAAGTTCACAAGgttggattttttttcggGGAGTGTCTCAGGTGGCTTCAGCGCATACTGTATCGAGAGAAGAACACCCACGTCACGTTTCGTTTCGTGGTTAGGTTGCCCAGCTAAATGAAAAATAGGCCGATCATCATCCTTCCACGTGATATCTGAGCTGTGTAGGAGCTCAAGTtgactgtttttttttttgcttttgcCACCCCAGAACGAATACGAATACCTAAATACACGTGCCCTCAGCGCAAGTGGACTCACCACATCGTCGTGGGCTACAGTTCAAGGGCACCATCTACGGCTCTCTCCACACGTCGTTCTTTTTTCCTTAGCCTTTTTTGCAGTGCGCGTGTCCCAAACCCCAGCTCTACACACCAGCACAAACAAAGTTAAGCTCAGGGTTGTCGTTGAGGTCGCTTACTGTAGTCAGTGCTCGTATGGTTCGTTCAATTTTCGCCAAAAATCGTTTTGCCTTTGTATCTTGGGAATAACATCAACTGTGGTTCTTCAACAGGCCTAAGGAACGAAACAAGCCGGACCAAGATCAGGTTCAAGGTGAGTACTGAGAAGGAATAGAAGGCCTAAAGGCGCAAACCGACAGGTGGCAACAGCTCCACACCGACCACGAAGGCCACGAAATCAAGGGGTCCTAAAGTTAGTCTTTGTGGCCTCGACGGTCAGCGAAAACGCGAGACCACAACGCGATCAGAACCAGGACCTAAACAACACAGGACGGGGTCACAATAGGCTTGAACAGCAAGTACAAGCTGTGATCTCTCTATATTTGATTCTCAAACCACCCCTGACTACTTCAGCGCCTCTGTGACACAGCCCCCCTATCATCcgactaacacagatgcTACAAGCAGCTATTGGAAAGATTGTGGGATTTGCGGTCAACCGACCCATCCACACAGTTGTCCTGACGTCCATCGTGGCGTCAACCGCATACCTCGCCATCCTCGACATTGCCATCCCGGGTTTCGAGGGCACACAACCCATCTCATACTACCACCCTGCAGCAAAATCTTACGACAACCCTGCTGATTGGACCCACATTGCAGAGGCCGACATCCCTTCAGACGCCTACCGACTTGCATTTGCCCAGATCCGTGTCAGTGATGTTCAGGGCGGAGAGGCCCCCACCATCCCTGGCGCCGTGGCCGTGTCTGATCTCGACCACAGAATCGTCATGGACTACAAACAGTGGGCCCCCTGGACCGCCAGCAACGAGCAGATCGCCTCGGAGAACCACATCTGGAAGCACTCCTTCAAGGACCACGTGGCCTTCAGCTGGATCAAGTGGTTCCGATGGGCCTACCTGCGTTTGTCCACTCTCATCCAGGGGGCAGACAACTTCGACATTGCCGTGGTCGCCCTTGGCTATCTTGCCATGCACTACACCTTCTTCAGTCTCTTCCGATCCATGCGAAAGGTTGGCTCGCACTTTTGGCTTGCCTCCATGGCTCTGGTCTCTTCCACCTTCGCTTTCCTGCTTGCGGTGGTGGCTTCCTCTAGCCTGGGTTACCGACCTAGCATGATCACCATGTCCGAGGGCCTGCCCTTCCTCGTGGTCGCCATTGGCTTTGACCGAAAGGTCAACCTGGCTAGCGAGGTGCTCACATCCAAGAGCAGCCAGCTCGCTCCCATGGTGCAGGTGATCACAAAGATCGCCTCCAAGGCGCTGTTTGAGTACAGCCTTGAGGTGGCCGCCCTGTTTGCTGGCGCCTATACCGGAGTTCCTCGACTGTCCCAGTTTTGCTTCTTATCTGCTTGGATCCTCATCTTCGACTACATGTTTTTGCTGACCTTCTACTCTGCTGTCCTTGCTATCAAGTTTGAGATCAATCACATTAAGCGAAACCGAATGATCCAGGatgctctcaaggaggatgGTGtatctgctgctgttgccgAGAAGGTAGCCGACTCTTCTCCCGACGCCAAGCTCGACCGAAAGTCCGACGTTTCTCTTTTTGGAGCCTCTGGCGCCATTGCGGTGTTCAAGATCTTCATGGTCCTTGGGTTCCTTGGTCTCAACCTCATCAACCTGACTGCCATCCCTCACCTTGGCAAGGCGGCCGCCGCTGCCCAGTCTGTGACTCCCATCACCCTCTCCCCCGAGCTTCTCCATGCCATCCCCGCCTCTGTGCCCGTTGTTGTCACCTTTGTGCCCAGCGTTGTGTACGAGCACTCCCAGCTCATTctgcagctggaggacgcCCTCACTACCTTCCTGGCTGCCTGCTCCAAAACTATTGGTGACCCCGtcatctccaagtacatCTTCCTGTGCCTGATGGTCTCCACCGCCCTGAACGTCTACCTGTTTGGAGCCACCCGAGAAGTTGTGCGAACCCAGTCTGTGAAGGTGGTTGAGAAGCACGTTCCTATCGTCATTGAGAAGCCCAgcgagaaggaggaggacacCTCTTCTGAAGACTCCATTGAGCTGACTGTCGGAAAGCAGCCCAAGCCCGTGACCGAGACCCGTTCTCTGGACGACCTAGAGGCTATCATGAAGGCAGGTAAGACCaagcttctggaggaccACGAGGTTGTCAAGCTCTCTCTCGAGGGCAAGCTTCCTTTGTATGCTCTTGAGAAGCAGCTTGGTGACAACACCCGAGCTGTTGGCATCCGACGATCTATCATCTCCCAGCAGTCTAATACCAAGACTTTAGAGACCTCAAAGCTTCCTTACCTGCACTACGACTACGACCGTGTTTTTGGAGCCTGTTGCGAGAACGTTATTGGTTACATGCCTCTCCCCGTTGGTGTTGCTGGCCCCATGAACATTGATGGCAAGAACTACCACATTCCTATGGCCACCACTGAGGGTTGTCTTGTTGCCTCAACCATGCGAGGTTGCAAGGCCATCAACGCCGGTGGCGGTGTTACCACTGTGCTTACTCAGGACGGTATGACACGAGGTCCTTGTGTTTCCTTCCCCTCTCTCAAGCGGGCTGGAGCCGCTAAGATCTGGCTTGATTCCGAGGAGGGTCTCAAGTCCATGCGAAAGGCCTtcaactccacctctcGATTTGCTCGTCTCCAGTCTCTTCACTCTACCCTTGCTGGTAACCTGCTGTTTATTCGATTCCGAACCACCACTGGTGATGCCATGGGCATGAACATGATCTCCAAGGGCGTCGAACACTCTCTGGCCGTCATGGTCAAGGAGTACGGCTTCCCTGATATGGAcattgtgtctgtctcGGGTAACTACTGCACTGACAAGAAGCCCGCAGCGATCAACTGGATCGAAGGCCGAGGCAAGAGTGTTGTTGCCGAAGCCACCATCCCTGCTCACATTGTCAAGTCTGTTCTCAAAAGTGAGGTTGACgctcttgttgagctcaaCATCAGCAAGAATCTGATCGGTAGTGCCATGGCTGGCTCTGTGGGAGGTTTCAATGCACACGCCGCAAACCTGGTGACCGCCATCTACCTTGCCACTGGCCAGGATCCTGCTCAGAATGTCGAGTCTTCCAACTGCATCACGCTGATGAGCAACGTCGACGGTAACCTGCTCATCTCCGTTTCCATGCCTTCTATCGAGGTCGGTACCATTGGTGGAGGTACTATTTTGGAGCCCCAGGGGGCTATGCTGGAGATGCTTGGCGTGCGAGGTCCTCACATCGAGACCCCCGGTGCCAACGCCCAACAGCTTGCTCGCATCATTGCTTCTGGAGTTCTTGCAGCGGAGCTTTCGCTGTGTTCTGCTCTTGCTGCCGGCCATCTTGTGCAAAGTCATATGACCCACAACCGGTCCCAGGCTCCTACTCCGGCCAAGCAGTCTCAGGCCGATCTGCAGCGTCTACAAAACGGTTCGAATATTTGCATACGGTCATAGGTGTACAATAGTGAAGGAAACAGAGttaataaatatatacaattAGTGTACGTACATCTGGTAGAACAATGTGTTGGCATAATTAGGGACGGTATGAACTGAGTCCTGCCAACCTGATGCTAACTAATGTGTGGTTGTAATTGGACTGGGTCGATTTTCGAGAAATAAACCAATAAACGAACACGTTGTTCCTAGCCCCTTTAAAGAGAcagtgcaagtactgtacatactgtacttagAAGCATactggtatgtactgtatgtactgtacatgctTCATCTGGCTGGATCAAAGACGATGATCAATACACAGGGACCCAACGGGAATAGAAATCACATaggtgtacaagtattttATAATAACAAGTAACCAAAGAAGCTGTCTTAGTTGGTCGGTTCTAGTACTCCAGATTGGTATGTCCCCTATGTAATACTTACGTCGATTTTAATAAAGTTCATGCACACCACCATCTAACATCTCAGCCAAGTTTACTCCACACCATTATCATTACACACGCAGCACTTCTGGTATGGCATCTCTAGCAACATTTCAGGTGGAGAACGACATTGTGGACGTCGACAGCACGCCCCAACAAGGATTTGATCGAGACgacctgtacaagtacgacgatGTTGAACAAAAGGCGATCCTTGCAGCCCATCCATGGAGAACAGATCCCTCGTACTTTCGGAACGTGCTGGTGTCTTCAATTGCATTGGTGAAGATGGCGATGCATGCTCGATCAGGTGGTGCTATTGAGGTCATGGGAATGATGACTGGAAAGATCTTGCCCAACACATTTGTTGTCATGGACTGCTATCCTCTTCCAGTGGAGGGTACAGAGACAAGGGTCAATGCCCAGCAGGAGGGTATCGAGTTCATGGTGGAGTATCTGCAGGGCCTCAAGGACGTGGGACGCCGAGAAAACATTGTCGGATGGTACCATTCGCATCCCGGCTACGGTTGTTGGCTCAGTGGTATTGACGTGGACACACAGTTTCAGAACCAGCAGTTCCAGGAACCGTTCctggcggtggtggtggaccCCAACCGAACCATCTCAGCTGGAAAGGTCGAGATCGGTGCTTTCCGAACCTATCCCAAGGATTACAAGccccccaagaaggctaCTAAACAAAACCAGGACCAGAGCGTGCCTTTatccaaggccaaggactACGGAGCGCACTCTGAGCGATACTACGAGCTGGACGTGTCATTTTTCAAGTCCTCGCTGGATGAAAACCTGCTGCAATTACTCTGGAACAAAAACTGGGCCGCCACCTTATCTCAGTCGACTATTCAGCTAAACCACGACTACACATCCAAGCTGATGCTTGATCTGAGTGAGAAGAATGCACAGCTAGCGATCGGGCTCGGCGAGAAAACTCCCCAGTCTCAGGGTCGAGGTTTCCGAGAGGCTATGTCAAAGGCTGACAACGAGCCTCACACTAACCTGCTCAACTACAGCACAAAGGGCCAGTGGGAGGCTGTGAACCGGTCTGTAAAGGATGGAGTTCAGATCGGGTCCGACGAGCTGCAGGGTCTCATGTCTCTTGAGATCCAGAGACGGCTGTTTGGTCGAGCGAAGTAGGAGGTATAGCATATTTAATTTAACGAATTCATCAATACAAGGAGGGACAGAAGTGACAGCACGACGACATACATTTTATCTTAGCAAGGAGTCACTGTAGATATTAGTCACTGtatactacagtatgtacagtagattCTGGTTCAACTGTGGTACATGCTGGTGCAAAAATGTGATACAAATGCTCAATTACCACAACTTTTCTCACCAACTTACACGAGTTATGTCCACATACTCGTAGGTGCTACAATACAGCATCGATCGAATACAAATACTACCCAGAACACTGGAAACCGTGTTCAACTACATGAGGAGTTGATTTTATGTGGGGTTATATTAtttataaaaaaaaaaaaaaaaaaaaaaaaacctgaCGAATCAAGACTCTTAGTTGAGGGGCTCCATGGAGATCTCAACGTACTGAGGGTTGACACAGGaagcggcagcagcctcaacAGCAGTGGGCCGGAGCTCCCACATGCCGTTCTGGACCTGACAGGCAATGAAGCCCTGGTTCTGGTAGGTGAGTCGGTTATCTCGGTAAGAAAAGCCGGTCAGACCGTTTCGGACCTGGTTTCGGTCAGTGAATCGCATGGAAGCCTGGTTGCCGAGCTGGATGAATCGTCCCTGGTTATCAACGAGCTGGCCACGGTAAGAGAGCTGGCCCTGGAACTGGTTCAAGTTGCCGTGGCTTCGGTTGTCGACAAGCATGAGACGGCCGTCATTCTGGACGATTCGGGAGTCCCGGAATTGCTGGTTGTTGGCAATTCGGAGCTGGGAGTCCTGGTATCGAGCAAGACCGTTCTGTCGGGCACCGTTCAGAGAAACGGTGACGGGCTTCGAGCAAGGAGCTCGACCAGCATACAcctggtggaggtggtcgGAAGACCGCTGGTTGTCAGAAATATCGTAGGCATTGCCGTACTGATCAACGGGGCAGGCCtggaactgctgctggtcgTTGTATCTCCAAGAGACACGGTTATCACCAAATCGCtggatgttgatgttgttgtttcgTCGGGTAGACAAGGCGAGCCGGCCGTTGTCAACGCCGACGTATCGAGCGGAGGCGTCGGGACCAGCAATGTTCAGATCACCGGCGATATCGATGAAAACATTGACCTCTCGAAGAGGAGAACCATTGATGTCTCGGGCGTCACCAAAGTAGAGGTTTCGGCCGTCGGTTCGCATGGCAATGTTGCGATTGTCTCGCTGAGCAGCCATGTGGTAGACGTAGTCAGACTGGGGCCATTGGTACAGAGATTGGTCAATACCGGCAAGGGAGTATCGACCGTTGTCGGTGTACTGCTCACCCTGTTCGGCAAGAGCCAGGGAGGCAACGAGGGCGAGGGCGGAGGTGGAAAACTTCATTGTTAAAAGGTGTTGTTGATAGAATCGAATGGGCTGATAGCTAGAGAATGAGTAGGGATATGGAGGGGTTTATATAGTAACGCAAGTTGTAGAGGTCCTACAATTGTAGAAGTCATAGGATCCCTAAACATACCTTACAAGACAAGTTGAGAGAACAAGGAATCCGTCAGACCTTACAACCTGAACGTGATGTTCCCCCAATCTTGATCTTTTGGTCTTTCCCTTTTTGCCAGAGGAAGTTAGAAATCCGTGAAAGTGTGAGAGGAGTAAGAGTCGCGGTGTAGTCTCTCTGtaaaacaaaaaataaaaataaaaaaactAGATACAAGAGTGTAGAGCTTCATCATTCGAGATACCACTCAACtttgagctgctccagcaccaACCACAGCTATCAATCTTCGCACGTAGAGTAAAGACAGAATCATGCTGCTTCTGGTAATTGAAATGTTGTGTGGGTTATTATTCAACTGTCCAAATCGGGCAGGTCGGCTTTAACACATCTAATGGTGGGGGTAAGCAAGTCATTAAATCATCCAACGGTTTAAGTGGCTTGTGTAAAGTATTTCGAAGAACATACCGTACCGATCCAATAGTACGACTTAATGGTACGACACCAATAAACAAACATATTTGCACCATTTAATAGACACTTCTTCTGTTGCGTTGTTACAAGACCACAATTGAAATCTATTCTTAGATCAGAAGATATTGTTGAGATGCTTGCTACCTATACTGACAGCCGATATCCAGCACTACTCACCGCTTATTGAGATTCTTCCTCATTAGGAAACTCCCACAACTTGAGACTACAGTCAACCGGCCTATCTTCCTCCCCCGCGCGCTCGCCAGAACTGGTAGCCACAACACCTATTCCCGTCAGTGGGTTGGAAGCGACAGCAGACACAGGAGAAGAGTGAGCTTTCCAAGACGACTCACACAAGCGATCAATGCCCATATCTATATCCTCCCATGTGTTGACATGACCGTCCACAGTTCCTGCCACCAGTCCGCGTCCTGTGATTGTCTTATCAGCCCACAGTCTCTGGCTAGTCTTACCATCCCAGCCTCCTAGGGTAGCGACGTGTCGGAGACCCATGCGGACGTCCAGAACAGGTATTTCAATGGCTCCTCTGCAAATCAAATGCAAATAATTCTCGTTGGGCGACCACAATGTTTGACAAATACCCTGGGCGGTAGGTGCAGAGCTGGTTTTGGCAACTTCCCCCATAGTGTCAAAGTCGTAGAGAGCTAGACTTCCCGAAAACGAGGAGACAGCGACCTGCTTGGATGCATGCGAAATGTGTGACACCAGGCCGAAACTGGGCATGTCCCATTGGTATTCGGGTTCTGAGCCGACGTTGTTGACATTAAAGAGTGCCAGACGACGTTCTGAACCTGCGAATAGGTAGTCTGAACCAGGTCTAAAGGCAACACTCGATGGAGTGAGGAATTGTTCGTTGCTCATGTCGGTCCACTTGTAGCATCCCACAGATTGACTTCCACCCAGAACGTTCGTAATCTGAATCGGCATTCCCCTTTGGCTCACTACCGCAAAGCAGGAAGAGTAATCTGCCAGTTGGAAGCCGGGAAAGACGGAAAAGGAAACAATTGGACTCGAGAAAAACGTTCGCGTGTACGGATACAGATTGTGGGGCTGCTTTTCTTTGTTGGACAGCAGATCAGGGGGAACAACAAACAGTCTCAGGGCATGATCTTCATTATTGGTGATTAACGACGAGCCGTCTGGAGTCCACACTGTCTGCTTGAACACGTCAGCTGAGCGCTTGCCTGTCCAGGTCTTTGCTCGATTGGCAGAACCAGCCACGCGAGTCTCCAGTTCCATGCCTTGAAACATGT
This genomic interval from Yarrowia lipolytica chromosome 1E, complete sequence contains the following:
- a CDS encoding uncharacterized protein (Compare to YALI0E04807g, similar to Saccharomyces cerevisiae HMG2 (YLR450W) and HMG1 (YML075C); ancestral locus Anc_4.343, similar to uniprot|P12683 Saccharomyces cerevisiae YML075c HMG1 3-hydroxy-3-methylglutaryl-coenzyme A reductase 1), whose translation is MLQAAIGKIVGFAVNRPIHTVVLTSIVASTAYLAILDIAIPGFEGTQPISYYHPAAKSYDNPADWTHIAEADIPSDAYRLAFAQIRVSDVQGGEAPTIPGAVAVSDLDHRIVMDYKQWAPWTASNEQIASENHIWKHSFKDHVAFSWIKWFRWAYLRLSTLIQGADNFDIAVVALGYLAMHYTFFSLFRSMRKVGSHFWLASMALVSSTFAFLLAVVASSSLGYRPSMITMSEGLPFLVVAIGFDRKVNLASEVLTSKSSQLAPMVQVITKIASKALFEYSLEVAALFAGAYTGVPRLSQFCFLSAWILIFDYMFLLTFYSAVLAIKFEINHIKRNRMIQDALKEDGVSAAVAEKVADSSPDAKLDRKSDVSLFGASGAIAVFKIFMVLGFLGLNLINLTAIPHLGKAAAAAQSVTPITLSPELLHAIPASVPVVVTFVPSVVYEHSQLILQLEDALTTFLAACSKTIGDPVISKYIFLCLMVSTALNVYLFGATREVVRTQSVKVVEKHVPIVIEKPSEKEEDTSSEDSIELTVGKQPKPVTETRSLDDLEAIMKAGKTKLLEDHEVVKLSLEGKLPLYALEKQLGDNTRAVGIRRSIISQQSNTKTLETSKLPYLHYDYDRVFGACCENVIGYMPLPVGVAGPMNIDGKNYHIPMATTEGCLVASTMRGCKAINAGGGVTTVLTQDGMTRGPCVSFPSLKRAGAAKIWLDSEEGLKSMRKAFNSTSRFARLQSLHSTLAGNLLFIRFRTTTGDAMGMNMISKGVEHSLAVMVKEYGFPDMDIVSVSGNYCTDKKPAAINWIEGRGKSVVAEATIPAHIVKSVLKSEVDALVELNISKNLIGSAMAGSVGGFNAHAANLVTAIYLATGQDPAQNVESSNCITLMSNVDGNLLISVSMPSIEVGTIGGGTILEPQGAMLEMLGVRGPHIETPGANAQQLARIIASGVLAAELSLCSALAAGHLVQSHMTHNRSQAPTPAKQSQADLQRLQNGSNICIRS
- a CDS encoding uncharacterized protein (Compare to YALI0E04829g, similar to Saccharomyces cerevisiae RRI1 (YDL216C); ancestral locus Anc_2.67, similar to uniprot|AAH46753 Mus musculus COP9 (Constitutive photomorphogenic) subunit 5); this translates as MASLATFQVENDIVDVDSTPQQGFDRDDLYKYDDVEQKAILAAHPWRTDPSYFRNVLVSSIALVKMAMHARSGGAIEVMGMMTGKILPNTFVVMDCYPLPVEGTETRVNAQQEGIEFMVEYLQGLKDVGRRENIVGWYHSHPGYGCWLSGIDVDTQFQNQQFQEPFLAVVVDPNRTISAGKVEIGAFRTYPKDYKPPKKATKQNQDQSVPLSKAKDYGAHSERYYELDVSFFKSSLDENLLQLLWNKNWAATLSQSTIQLNHDYTSKLMLDLSEKNAQLAIGLGEKTPQSQGRGFREAMSKADNEPHTNLLNYSTKGQWEAVNRSVKDGVQIGSDELQGLMSLEIQRRLFGRAK